A window from Choristoneura fumiferana chromosome 22, NRCan_CFum_1, whole genome shotgun sequence encodes these proteins:
- the LOC141440117 gene encoding phenoloxidase-activating enzyme-like isoform X2, with protein sequence MYQCLFILYVILCQLFSKSLTSMAKYSSAADIDEYPWMAVIEYKKNDTIKLLCSAVLISGQYALSAAQCFTEHARAIGTPVNIRFGEYETNNEGKDCVEVKPGQKPAMMVLFLFLLKKSHRILIIK encoded by the exons ATGTATCAGTGTTTGTTTATTCTTTATGTGATTTTGTGTCAATTGT TTTCAAAATCCCTGACGTCGATGGCGAAGT ATTCTTCAGCAGCTGACATTGACGAATACCCTTGGATGGCTGTTATAGAATATAAGAAGAATGACACAATAAAATTGCTTTGCAGTGCTGTTTTGATTAGTGGTCAGTATGCGCTCTCTGCTGCACAATGCTTCACTGAACATGCTCGTGCAATTGGTACTCC GGTCAATATTCGTTTTGGAGAATATGAAACAAATAATGAAGGAAAAGACTGTGTTGAAGTTAAACCAGGCCAAAAACCTGCAATGATGGTGCTATTTCTATTCCTATTGAAAAAGTCACATCGCATCCTAATTATAAAGTAA
- the LOC141440117 gene encoding phenoloxidase-activating enzyme-like isoform X1 yields the protein MYQCLFILYVILCQLYLCFAEQCVPSVNPPDPKSGCCGVANGSSLKKNSSAADIDEYPWMAVIEYKKNDTIKLLCSAVLISGQYALSAAQCFTEHARAIGTPVNIRFGEYETNNEGKDCVEVKPGQKPAMMVLFLFLLKKSHRILIIK from the exons ATGTATCAGTGTTTGTTTATTCTTTATGTGATTTTGTGTCAATTGT ACCTATGTTTCGCTGAACAATGTGTTCCATCTGTTAACCCCCCTGACCCTAAAAGTGGATGTTGCGGAGTTGCCAATGGAAGTTCATTGAAGAAAA ATTCTTCAGCAGCTGACATTGACGAATACCCTTGGATGGCTGTTATAGAATATAAGAAGAATGACACAATAAAATTGCTTTGCAGTGCTGTTTTGATTAGTGGTCAGTATGCGCTCTCTGCTGCACAATGCTTCACTGAACATGCTCGTGCAATTGGTACTCC GGTCAATATTCGTTTTGGAGAATATGAAACAAATAATGAAGGAAAAGACTGTGTTGAAGTTAAACCAGGCCAAAAACCTGCAATGATGGTGCTATTTCTATTCCTATTGAAAAAGTCACATCGCATCCTAATTATAAAGTAA